AATATTCTATTGTTTAAATCGTTATCTTCACTTCTTGTAAAATTTTCATTATAAAAACCAATTTCATCAAATATCCACCTGTAGAAAGCTCCATTCCAAACTGTATCTACAAAGCCATCATAATCCTTCTGTCTAAATTTGGCTACACCTATCCCAAATTTGCTTTCATGAAGAAAAACAATACAGTTTTCCACATAGGATTTTGAAGTAAGCAAATAAGTAGGTCCTCCCACATTTACCACACTATCCTCTTTAAATTTATTTAATGTATTTACACATTCCCTTACATAATTTTTATCATATAATGCATGGGCATCGACTCTAACCACTATATCTCCTTTTGACATTTTTATTCCCTTGTTTAAAGCCGCAGATTGAATTTTCTTTTCATTATCTATTAAAGCTATTTTTTCATTTTCAAAACTTTTCAATATATCTCTTGTAGAGTCCGTGGACATACCATCTATTACTAATATTTCAATAATATTTTCATAAGTTTGATCAATTATAGATTTTAAACATTTCTCTATATAAAGTTCTTCATTATACACAGGAATTATTATTGAAACCGTATGTTCTTTATACATATGAATCTCCTTTAATCAATTTTCTGTTTCAAAGCCGAAAATAATCACTGCAATTGTGCACTGTGAATCATGAATTGCAAATTGTATATATAGCATTTAATTTTGATTCATTGCTTTCCCAGAAATAATTATTTTTTGCCTTTCTCATATTTTCTATTATACTATTTTTTTCCGCCGGATCTTTTAGAAGTTTCTCTATAATATGTTCTATTTCTTCTTTAAGATTTTTTCCTTCTATTCCATAGCCAAAATTATTTTTCCAAACCTCATGCCCAAACTCCGTAACTTTATTGGCAATAATAGGTGTCTCTGTTATTATGCTTTCATAAAACTTATTGGGCATTGATATGGTAGCCGTATCTCCTGGATAAAAGGCATAAGTTATATCTATATTTTTATACAGTTCTTCAAGTTCACTTATATTGTAAGCACCTTTTATTTCTACATTTGAAAATTTTTTAGAATACCCTGCAAGTTGTTCTGCATATATCCCCCACCCGCAAATTATCACCTTTACAGCTTTATCATATTTCTGAGCCGCATCAATTAGTGCCTTTATCTCATCATAATATCTAACAGAACCTATAAATCCAATCCTAAGTAGATTATCTGAAGTTTTTTCTATATGATTAAATAAACTTTTATAAGGTGCATTATTTACTATGTAAATATTTTTACTTATCTTTTTATAAGCTTCCTTCATCTTAGGAGTAACTACTATATGGGTATCCGCCTTTTTTACCATGTGTCTTTCCAGTAAAATAATAAAATGGTATATAATTTTATTTAGAAGTCCCTTTCTGTTGTAAAAATACATGTAAAACAAATCATGTTCATCATATGTAAGCTTTAATTTAAGCCTTTTATTTATATTATAGCCTATAAAAAGTCCGTCAAAATCATGACAGTGCAGCGCCTGAAAATCTTTATCTTTTAAATACTTGTATACATCCTCTTTGAAATTTAAAAATTTAAAAATTTGCTTATATCCTGTACCATATTCTGCATTTCCAAAAAATCTTACTATATGTATTCCATCTAAATCCTCTTCCGGTTTATCTATGTAAGTTCCCTCTCTATCCCAGCATAAAATAGTTATTTTGTGGCCAAGTTTTCTCAGTGACTTTGCCTCTTTATATACTCTAGGATCCGGATCAAATCCATTGGTCAATATCATTGCAATATTCACTTTCTTCACCTCATAATTTCATTGTATATATCAATAGTTTTTTGTGCATTTCTAAGCCAGGTAAATTCTTTTAATACAGTATTTTTACCATTTTGTCCTATAATTCTGGCTTCAGACTTATGACTTAATATATAATCTATGGTAAAAACCAAATCTTCCACCTGATGGGGTTCAACTAAAAATCCATTCTTTTTATCTTCAATAACATCTTCTATCCCCTGACCCCTGACCCCTATAACCGGTATTCCACTATTCATAGCTTCTATATATACTATTCCAAATCCTTCTTGCCAGCTGGGAAGTGAAAAAACATCACATTTTGAAGACATATATTTTATTACCTTAGAATGAGGCAATCTACCTAAAAAAACCACATTTCTATTTAGATTCAGATCATTTACCAGTTTTCTTAAATTTCTATTTTCTTCTCCATCCCCAATTATATAATATACTAAATCTGGATATGTTTTTATAAGTTCCGATACTGCTTTTATATTTAAATCTATA
This window of the Clostridium kluyveri DSM 555 genome carries:
- a CDS encoding glycosyltransferase family 2 protein, which translates into the protein MYKEHTVSIIIPVYNEELYIEKCLKSIIDQTYENIIEILVIDGMSTDSTRDILKSFENEKIALIDNEKKIQSAALNKGIKMSKGDIVVRVDAHALYDKNYVRECVNTLNKFKEDSVVNVGGPTYLLTSKSYVENCIVFLHESKFGIGVAKFRQKDYDGFVDTVWNGAFYRWIFDEIGFYNENFTRSEDNDLNNRILKRGYKIYQNKNIIAYYKPRSSIKKILSQNYGNGRAIGESLINNRDIVRMRHLVPLIFFLTIIIFGLSYKLFLASKIIEIAALGSYFIVDMVECIKIGVKNGVEYIPLMFILFFLLHIMYGLGTVVGFFTGLKKAY
- a CDS encoding glycosyltransferase; its protein translation is MNIAMILTNGFDPDPRVYKEAKSLRKLGHKITILCWDREGTYIDKPEEDLDGIHIVRFFGNAEYGTGYKQIFKFLNFKEDVYKYLKDKDFQALHCHDFDGLFIGYNINKRLKLKLTYDEHDLFYMYFYNRKGLLNKIIYHFIILLERHMVKKADTHIVVTPKMKEAYKKISKNIYIVNNAPYKSLFNHIEKTSDNLLRIGFIGSVRYYDEIKALIDAAQKYDKAVKVIICGWGIYAEQLAGYSKKFSNVEIKGAYNISELEELYKNIDITYAFYPGDTATISMPNKFYESIITETPIIANKVTEFGHEVWKNNFGYGIEGKNLKEEIEHIIEKLLKDPAEKNSIIENMRKAKNNYFWESNESKLNAIYTICNS